The genomic interval ctttctgttttaggatcaaattaaaatgaagagtatggatatatatattaaatttcctgattttcccccttttaaatcaataattataattttttaatccattttttctgtgtttttagttaaaaaatcattttgtaaaatccaaaaatatatctaaaaaaaacataaaataaacattgctttagatctatgaaaaactgaatattcagggcttttaatccagttcttttaatccatttattaaaaaaatatataaatattatatctaaaatggtccggcccacgtgaaatcaagttgacgtttaagcggcccgcgaaccaacccgagtctgacacccttggtttacagTATGAGTATAAAAAAATACGTATTTTCCCTTCCATAGGTGCCCAAGGTCGCCTGTTCCAACTGGAAGCGGATTTTACTGGTATTGTCGGGCCACGCGTCAGACATCGAGAAGATAACCCACAAGGCCACCTATAAAGACCTTCCCCTGAAGACCCTGAACACGTTTGACCGAGCGGGCATCATGGAGCGCCTGGCCAACTACACAAAATTCATGTTTGTGCGAGACCCTCTGGAGAGATTGGTATCAGCCTATAGGGACAAACTGGAGAACCACAACGCCTACTACCACACCTTATTCGGAAGGTTCATCATTTCCAAGTACAGGCCCAACGCCTCCAAGTTGGCCTTGGAGTACGGGGACGGGGTGACGTTCCTGGAGTTCGTGCAGTACCTGTTGGACATGCCCTCGTCCGTGAGCAAAGACATCCACTGGGAGGCGGCCAATCGACTGTGCAACCCGTGCCACATAGACTACGATTTTGTGGGCAAGTTCGAGAACATGTCGGAGGAATCCGAAGCGCTCCTGCGCTTGGCCGGGGTGCCGCCTTACCTCAAGTTGCCCAACCTGAAGGACCGCAACCCGTCGGACAAGAAGACGACGCTGAGCGTTACGCAGAAGTACATGGCCCAGCTGGACTCGTTGAAGAGGCAGCAATTGTACGATTTGTACAAATTGGATTATCTCATGTTTAACTATTCTAAACCTTTCCCGGAT from Stigmatopora argus isolate UIUO_Sarg chromosome 2, RoL_Sarg_1.0, whole genome shotgun sequence carries:
- the chst8 gene encoding carbohydrate sulfotransferase 8, with translation MPGMKWKIMLGLPWGRLRLRSLYWFLLVLTTTIVVLLIHRFDKSDVANDKKQETKPGETMQQPREEPTTIQDRRHLIKTMCGKYKSNMSKTISRHHVNHIYVEDKYKILYCQVPKVACSNWKRILLVLSGHASDIEKITHKATYKDLPLKTLNTFDRAGIMERLANYTKFMFVRDPLERLVSAYRDKLENHNAYYHTLFGRFIISKYRPNASKLALEYGDGVTFLEFVQYLLDMPSSVSKDIHWEAANRLCNPCHIDYDFVGKFENMSEESEALLRLAGVPPYLKLPNLKDRNPSDKKTTLSVTQKYMAQLDSLKRQQLYDLYKLDYLMFNYSKPFPDLY